One Maridesulfovibrio bastinii DSM 16055 genomic region harbors:
- the hpnH gene encoding adenosyl-hopene transferase HpnH, which produces MSIPAIQMARIGKYIITQTLKRNKHYPLVLMLEPLFQCNLRCKGCGKINQPPEIMNKRLSVEECISAAEECGAPIVSIPGGEPLLHPEIPTIVKELIKRKKFVYLCTNGLLVPSRIHEFEPSPYLTFNLHFDGLEARHDELVCKEGVFKNAVKSIKMLIEKGFRVNTNSTFFAGQDPVEAAKLFDFLNSLGVEGMTVSPGYSYEAAADQDNFLARENTEKLFKEIFKIGKERKWDFNHSVLYLDFLAGNQNYKCSPWGNPTRSVHGWQTPCYLLEDGFVSSYKELMEKTQWEKYGGGVDPRCANCMVHCGYEPTAVADTVKHPLKALMLTLKGIKTD; this is translated from the coding sequence TTGTCTATTCCAGCAATTCAGATGGCGCGCATAGGAAAATATATAATTACCCAGACTCTCAAGCGTAACAAGCATTATCCGCTTGTTCTGATGCTGGAGCCTTTATTTCAGTGCAACCTGCGCTGTAAGGGATGCGGAAAAATCAACCAGCCGCCGGAGATCATGAATAAGCGCCTTTCGGTGGAAGAGTGCATCAGCGCAGCTGAGGAATGTGGAGCTCCCATTGTTTCTATTCCCGGTGGAGAACCTTTGCTTCATCCTGAAATACCTACAATTGTAAAAGAGCTGATCAAACGTAAAAAATTTGTGTACCTCTGCACTAATGGTCTTCTTGTTCCGTCTCGCATACATGAGTTTGAACCGAGCCCTTATCTCACATTCAATCTCCATTTTGATGGTCTTGAAGCTCGTCACGATGAGCTTGTCTGCAAAGAGGGTGTTTTCAAGAATGCGGTAAAATCTATCAAAATGCTGATAGAAAAAGGATTCCGTGTTAATACCAACTCGACCTTTTTTGCAGGACAGGATCCGGTAGAAGCTGCAAAACTTTTTGATTTCCTGAATTCTCTTGGAGTTGAAGGAATGACAGTTTCTCCCGGATACAGCTACGAAGCTGCGGCAGATCAGGACAATTTCCTTGCCCGTGAAAATACTGAAAAACTGTTCAAGGAAATTTTTAAAATAGGTAAGGAACGCAAATGGGATTTCAACCATTCAGTCCTTTATCTTGATTTTCTGGCCGGTAATCAGAATTACAAGTGCTCACCATGGGGTAACCCAACCCGTTCCGTTCACGGATGGCAGACTCCCTGCTACCTGCTTGAAGACGGCTTTGTCTCTTCATATAAAGAACTGATGGAAAAAACCCAGTGGGAGAAATATGGCGGCGGTGTTGATCCGCGCTGTGCAAACTGCATGGTTCACTGCGGTTATGAACCCACTGCCGTTGCCGACACTGTAAAGCATCCGCTTAAAGCTCTTATGCTTACATTGAAAGGTATTAAAACCGATTAA
- a CDS encoding PhnD/SsuA/transferrin family substrate-binding protein: MKYLARIFFLTALVVCLFAGQAAASANSFVVVQPGEPGTTAEAQPVMDELARYLSEKTGKHITGKYFNELSSAITWIKNNHPAWGIVDLVFYKVYGNRFALESIASTLPSGNDFDQWRLLVPASGPDSPAELTGPVYGSMFYTPEAAKILFSPSAVPEKFNAEGTPKVLRWLRRTAGGRAAGVCLNRLQFSVAEALPSFSKLKVVYTSQKLENSPVVSFGKKSSTVDKISDVLLKMKDDPKAHDLLELLRTDGFAPSTGG, from the coding sequence ATGAAATATTTAGCAAGAATATTTTTTCTTACAGCATTAGTGGTCTGTCTGTTTGCCGGACAGGCCGCAGCTTCTGCAAATTCTTTTGTCGTTGTCCAGCCTGGAGAGCCGGGAACAACTGCCGAGGCCCAGCCCGTGATGGACGAGCTGGCCAGATATCTTTCTGAAAAAACTGGTAAGCATATTACTGGTAAATATTTCAATGAATTAAGCTCGGCAATAACATGGATAAAAAACAACCATCCGGCATGGGGAATCGTGGATCTTGTTTTCTATAAAGTTTATGGGAACAGGTTTGCACTTGAAAGCATAGCTTCAACTCTGCCTTCTGGTAATGATTTTGATCAGTGGAGGCTTCTTGTTCCGGCATCTGGACCTGATTCTCCGGCAGAACTCACAGGCCCTGTTTACGGTTCGATGTTTTATACTCCAGAAGCCGCAAAAATACTTTTCAGTCCTTCTGCGGTTCCGGAAAAATTCAATGCCGAGGGAACTCCGAAAGTCTTGCGCTGGCTGCGTAGAACCGCCGGTGGTAGAGCTGCCGGAGTATGTCTTAACAGACTTCAGTTTTCTGTTGCCGAAGCATTACCTTCGTTTTCAAAGCTTAAAGTTGTTTACACCTCACAAAAGCTTGAGAACAGTCCGGTAGTTTCTTTCGGTAAAAAAAGTTCTACTGTTGATAAAATTTCCGATGTTCTTCTTAAAATGAAAGATGATCCCAAGGCCCATGACTTACTCGAACTGTTGCGGACAGATGGATTTGCTCCATCAACAGGAGGATGA
- a CDS encoding MMPL family transporter: MNIFRKFQQSLILSCWRLVSAYPKSVIAAGAVLALICALASSMWLHLDSNQDNLISHDLPFQKRNLEQIENFGDQEYMFLVIETGGTDEGRDNAAAFARSVAARLKKRPDLIHQVHYRMTARDMGPGVLLFANPDEITAFTRLSEEFAPKIKSFTENPGLTGFLSMSADLLGARSNSSSGKSKDKSSSGFGSGPEMFYPFMGALGHAIGAMQAELGVNASKSGDTVAAGDDSILGLEKLGMHYFFTSNGKLLIMRILPKKDFGQMDVIGPALSYVRKCLDETRLEFPGVSAGLTGRPVLSADEMHTTNNDMTVAAIISVILVGLLFVVVLHGWLRPVLVLVSLGFAMAWTFGFALVFVGSLNLLSIVFALVLVGIGVDFGVHVVMRYVEGVRSGLSSDDAVKEALVHTGPGVLLGALTSVCAFYAVLGQDFVGLAELGLVGGTGILFCLISMITVLPAMMLVAGRKNWFPSSHPKAVTMPFMEKIISRPVTVLLVFAVLSILALPGLEKVGFNYNLLELQAKGLESVNFEHRLMEESDESTWFAVITKHDINDVKSTIAELRKLPSVGRIDSIFDYLPKDQAKKAALLKHASSVFKKISFSKAPEKVQDSNLLPEMDRLMIALENLEEKLFSAGAVKELKMVSELISNLDSCMIYLENNPQKADQLNSIQYSLVTEMRQAFNWVQQILQVQSVEPKDLPESLRSVFIGKDGSYMIKVSPSKNVWDFDLLRSFVSDLRKVDPEVTGVPVVVLESSQIMRNTFVEAAGITFGLVALILFLNSFSLSYVIMALVPLVGGLFWLLEIMGLSGISFNLANFFAIPILIAIGVDGGVHFLARWSELKNGERLYYTSTPVAVGLSFCTTMIGFGGLLLAHHRGMESLGSIMVTGSATCLIGCLFVLPAVFRIIENIKRK, translated from the coding sequence GTGAATATATTCAGAAAATTTCAGCAATCCCTTATTTTGTCATGCTGGCGACTTGTTTCAGCCTATCCTAAATCCGTAATCGCCGCGGGAGCCGTTCTGGCCCTGATTTGCGCTCTGGCGTCATCTATGTGGCTCCATCTGGACAGCAATCAGGATAATCTTATTTCACACGATCTTCCTTTTCAAAAGCGTAATCTTGAACAGATCGAGAATTTTGGTGATCAGGAATATATGTTTCTGGTTATTGAAACCGGTGGAACGGATGAAGGACGCGACAATGCGGCTGCTTTTGCCCGCTCTGTTGCTGCCAGATTAAAAAAAAGACCGGATCTAATTCATCAGGTTCACTATAGAATGACTGCGCGCGATATGGGACCGGGAGTTCTTTTATTCGCCAACCCTGATGAAATTACTGCTTTTACAAGACTCTCCGAAGAATTTGCTCCGAAGATAAAATCTTTTACCGAAAATCCGGGACTGACAGGTTTTCTCAGTATGAGCGCCGACCTTCTCGGAGCAAGGTCAAATTCCAGTTCCGGAAAGAGTAAAGATAAATCTTCATCTGGTTTCGGGTCAGGACCTGAAATGTTTTACCCGTTTATGGGTGCTCTTGGGCATGCCATCGGAGCTATGCAGGCGGAACTTGGTGTTAACGCCTCTAAGAGCGGGGATACCGTTGCCGCCGGGGATGATTCTATTCTCGGTCTTGAAAAGCTTGGAATGCACTACTTTTTTACCAGCAACGGTAAGCTGCTGATTATGCGCATTCTGCCGAAAAAGGATTTCGGACAGATGGACGTAATCGGGCCAGCCTTGTCTTACGTCCGTAAATGTCTTGATGAAACAAGACTCGAATTTCCCGGAGTCAGTGCCGGTCTGACGGGACGCCCTGTTCTTTCAGCTGATGAAATGCACACCACCAATAATGATATGACCGTTGCCGCCATTATTTCCGTAATTCTGGTGGGTCTGCTTTTTGTGGTGGTTCTGCACGGCTGGCTGCGTCCGGTTCTTGTGCTTGTCTCTTTAGGGTTTGCAATGGCGTGGACCTTCGGATTTGCGCTGGTGTTTGTAGGAAGTCTGAATCTGCTTTCGATAGTTTTTGCATTGGTTCTTGTCGGTATCGGAGTCGATTTCGGGGTCCATGTTGTCATGCGCTATGTAGAAGGTGTGCGCTCCGGGCTATCTTCTGACGATGCCGTGAAAGAGGCCCTCGTTCATACCGGACCAGGAGTTCTGCTTGGTGCTCTGACCTCGGTCTGCGCATTTTATGCCGTTCTGGGGCAGGATTTTGTCGGACTTGCGGAACTGGGCCTTGTCGGTGGTACCGGTATTTTATTCTGCCTTATCTCAATGATTACGGTCCTGCCGGCAATGATGCTTGTTGCCGGTCGAAAAAACTGGTTTCCTTCCTCACACCCCAAAGCCGTCACCATGCCTTTTATGGAAAAGATTATTTCCAGACCTGTTACGGTGCTTCTGGTTTTCGCAGTCTTGAGCATTCTGGCCTTGCCGGGGCTTGAAAAAGTCGGTTTTAACTATAACCTGCTTGAACTACAGGCCAAGGGGCTGGAATCAGTTAATTTTGAACATCGGCTGATGGAAGAATCCGATGAGTCCACATGGTTTGCCGTTATCACCAAGCACGATATTAATGATGTAAAATCCACAATTGCCGAACTCAGGAAGTTACCTTCCGTTGGAAGAATAGACAGTATTTTTGATTACCTTCCTAAAGATCAGGCCAAGAAAGCTGCTTTGCTCAAGCATGCTTCCTCAGTGTTTAAAAAGATATCATTCTCAAAGGCTCCTGAAAAAGTTCAGGATTCCAATCTGCTGCCGGAAATGGACAGATTGATGATTGCTTTGGAAAATCTGGAGGAAAAATTATTTTCAGCAGGAGCGGTAAAAGAGCTTAAAATGGTTTCGGAATTGATCAGCAATCTTGATTCCTGCATGATTTATCTGGAAAACAATCCTCAAAAAGCTGATCAGCTTAATTCAATTCAGTACAGCCTTGTTACTGAAATGAGGCAGGCTTTCAACTGGGTTCAGCAGATACTACAGGTTCAGTCCGTAGAACCGAAGGACCTCCCGGAGTCTTTGCGGTCTGTGTTCATAGGCAAAGACGGATCGTATATGATTAAAGTCTCACCATCCAAGAATGTCTGGGATTTTGATCTGCTGCGTTCATTTGTTTCTGATCTGCGCAAAGTTGATCCCGAAGTTACCGGAGTTCCGGTGGTTGTTCTGGAATCTTCACAGATAATGCGGAATACTTTTGTTGAAGCTGCCGGAATAACTTTTGGGCTTGTAGCATTGATTCTGTTCCTTAACTCATTCAGCCTGTCTTATGTCATAATGGCTCTGGTTCCACTTGTCGGTGGTTTGTTCTGGCTGCTGGAAATAATGGGATTAAGCGGCATAAGTTTCAATCTGGCCAACTTTTTTGCAATTCCAATTCTCATTGCCATCGGTGTTGACGGGGGAGTTCATTTTCTCGCCCGCTGGTCTGAACTTAAAAATGGTGAAAGGTTGTACTATACCAGTACCCCTGTTGCCGTGGGGCTGAGCTTCTGCACCACTATGATCGGATTTGGCGGACTGCTGCTGGCGCACCACAGAGGAATGGAAAGCCTTGGAAGCATAATGGTTACAGGTTCTGCAACCTGTCTCATCGGATGCCTTTTTGTGCTTCCGGCTGTGTTTAGAATAATCGAAAATATCAAGCGGAAATAA
- a CDS encoding aspartate aminotransferase family protein, with translation MTSEILNDLKKRVPENYGLHRKYINPQFVRVLEVIGFNRNYVGAQGAYLTDENGRRVLDFLAGFGVYNIGRNHPHVAEVLKDVLDAKTASLVQMDVSPLCGMLAEKLASLAPGDLEAVFFTNSGTESVEGALKFARQASGKHKVVHCEHAFHGLTLGALSVNGNKEFRERNEPLLPDCVRIPFNDLAALEAVFREGDVGAFIMETVQGKGVFIPEDGYLAGVRELCDKYEVLLIADEVQCGMGRTGKMFAVDHWGIKPDIMAVSKALSGGYVPVGAIITTRELHSRVFDSMERCFAHSNTFGQNDLAMAAGLATIEVLEKENLVENAARIGDKIKAGLIELSKRYEMLSEIRGIGLMIGMQFSEPKSLGLKASWKLLHKMNNDLFCQMITMPLLDKHNILTQVAGHGLDTVKILPPLTITDEDADKFLTAMDDVLKSAHSLTGSAWKTVKDLGVRTAKTA, from the coding sequence ATGACTAGTGAAATATTAAATGATCTTAAAAAACGCGTACCCGAAAACTACGGGTTGCATCGCAAATATATTAATCCCCAGTTCGTTCGTGTGCTGGAGGTTATAGGATTTAACCGCAATTATGTCGGTGCTCAGGGTGCGTATCTGACTGATGAAAACGGTCGCAGGGTCTTGGATTTTCTGGCTGGATTCGGAGTTTATAATATCGGAAGAAACCATCCTCATGTTGCCGAAGTTTTAAAAGATGTGCTTGATGCCAAAACGGCTAGTCTGGTTCAGATGGATGTAAGCCCGCTTTGCGGGATGCTGGCTGAAAAACTCGCATCCCTTGCACCCGGAGACCTTGAAGCTGTATTTTTCACCAATTCGGGTACCGAAAGTGTTGAAGGTGCTTTGAAGTTTGCACGGCAGGCTTCAGGCAAACATAAAGTTGTTCATTGCGAACATGCTTTTCATGGCCTGACTCTCGGAGCACTCTCCGTCAATGGCAATAAAGAGTTCCGTGAACGTAACGAACCTCTGCTTCCCGACTGTGTCCGGATACCATTTAATGATCTTGCTGCACTGGAGGCTGTTTTCCGTGAAGGCGACGTAGGAGCTTTCATAATGGAAACCGTTCAGGGAAAGGGCGTCTTTATTCCTGAAGATGGCTATCTTGCAGGCGTTCGCGAACTTTGTGACAAGTATGAAGTTCTGCTTATTGCTGATGAAGTTCAGTGTGGTATGGGGCGTACCGGAAAAATGTTCGCTGTTGACCATTGGGGAATCAAACCTGATATCATGGCCGTTTCAAAGGCTTTGTCCGGTGGATATGTTCCTGTAGGAGCTATCATCACAACCCGTGAACTTCATTCCAGAGTTTTTGACAGCATGGAGCGTTGTTTCGCACACTCCAATACTTTTGGGCAGAATGATCTTGCAATGGCTGCCGGTCTTGCTACTATTGAAGTTCTGGAGAAGGAAAATCTGGTGGAAAATGCCGCCAGAATAGGTGACAAGATTAAAGCCGGTCTTATTGAACTTTCGAAGCGTTATGAAATGCTTTCCGAAATTCGCGGAATAGGGCTGATGATAGGCATGCAGTTCAGCGAGCCTAAATCTCTCGGCCTTAAAGCCAGCTGGAAACTGCTTCATAAGATGAATAATGATCTTTTCTGCCAGATGATAACCATGCCGCTTCTTGATAAGCACAATATCCTGACTCAGGTTGCAGGGCATGGTCTGGATACTGTTAAGATTCTTCCTCCGCTTACAATTACAGACGAGGATGCGGATAAATTTCTCACAGCCATGGATGACGTATTGAAATCAGCCCACAGTCTTACAGGTTCCGCATGGAAAACTGTTAAGGATTTAGGCGTACGTACGGCAAAAACAGCTTAG
- the ispH gene encoding 4-hydroxy-3-methylbut-2-enyl diphosphate reductase translates to MTTVIRAETAGFCMGVDLALNKLDSLIESKKNEPIYILGPIIHNPQVLEDYTRKGVITAESPDEVPAGAHGVIRAHGVPKQVEEGLRDRGIKIIDATCPKVKKAQLVIKRNTEDGRILLLYGEDSHPEVKGLLSYAPSGTFLFDSIEELKEIKLDKNKKYCLAAQTTQDRMIYEKAQEYLKSLDLDVTYLQTICDATRQRQLEAINIADKVDHMIVVGGRISGNTRRLVQVVEGQGTKCTHVETVEELPLEELKNCKSIGLTAGASTPKIIVDSIQNILERL, encoded by the coding sequence ATGACCACAGTTATAAGAGCGGAAACCGCCGGTTTCTGCATGGGCGTTGATCTGGCCCTCAACAAGCTCGACAGCCTGATAGAAAGTAAAAAAAATGAGCCGATATATATTCTCGGCCCCATTATCCACAACCCGCAAGTGCTTGAAGATTACACCAGAAAAGGCGTAATTACGGCTGAATCCCCTGATGAGGTTCCTGCCGGAGCACATGGCGTTATCAGAGCCCACGGAGTTCCCAAACAGGTTGAAGAAGGACTGCGTGACCGCGGTATCAAAATTATTGATGCAACCTGTCCTAAAGTAAAAAAAGCCCAGCTGGTTATCAAACGCAACACTGAGGATGGCAGAATTCTGCTGCTCTACGGAGAAGACAGTCATCCGGAAGTCAAAGGTTTGCTCAGCTATGCACCATCAGGAACATTTCTTTTCGACAGCATTGAAGAGCTGAAGGAAATCAAACTCGACAAAAATAAAAAATACTGTCTTGCCGCGCAGACTACACAGGATCGCATGATCTATGAGAAAGCGCAGGAATATCTGAAATCTCTTGATCTTGACGTGACCTATCTCCAGACTATCTGTGATGCTACAAGGCAGCGTCAGCTTGAAGCTATAAATATAGCGGATAAAGTCGACCACATGATCGTCGTTGGTGGCAGAATAAGCGGAAACACCCGCCGTCTGGTTCAGGTTGTCGAAGGACAGGGAACCAAATGCACCCATGTCGAAACAGTGGAAGAACTACCGCTTGAAGAGCTTAAAAACTGTAAAAGCATCGGACTGACCGCTGGAGCTTCAACTCCCAAAATCATTGTCGACTCAATCCAGAATATTCTGGAAAGATTATAG
- a CDS encoding efflux RND transporter permease subunit, which translates to MNLASWCIKNNRTSLVIFLLIVFSGISTFFSIPRSEDPDFTIRVALISTVFPGASPKRVEELVTDKLEERIREMSEVKTVKSQSMTGLSIIEVELYDSIKNVQQVWEKLRNKVSDASVDLPSEARQPVVNDEFGDVFGILVPITGDGFTYRELKDAADYTRDELLKVDGVGKVERWGEQDERVFVDFSNSRMAASGISPFALGQTISRQNSILPSGSSRLGPDRVYIEPTGEFLTVDDLKKLPIRGEGRKSGIKLSDVTTITRGYSDPPSTMTRYNGKDAIILAVSMADGNNIMDLGERVTKKLHETIGKMYVGINFDTLVYQPDYVDKAVSDFMINLLESFAFVVVIILLFAGLRTGLIAGSLVPMAMLGCISLMPLFDVGLQRISIASLIISLGILVDNGVVVSEAILVRLASGEDRLSAVTHAVSELWMPLLAASLTTIFAFLPIPLAESKVGEFCFSLFIVVSLTLGCSWLMSMSLVPMLCFYALKPKVQIQTFTGKLYTIYRRMLVSSLRHRPSFLMGVLVICCLAIWGFQFVPKMFFPPNERAQFTIDFWQPYGTDINVTARRAKRLEKFLLADKDVDSVGIFIGHGGPRWYLPLNLEQKNDNLATFVVNTKSFEVTDGVIKRTREEIDSHFPDADFSLKKLMNGPPVGAPIQIRISGPDVKTLYTLRNKVAGMLEKERGVSRVWDDWGQWTKKVVVDVDQDKAREAGLSSYDVALSLQTAMSGYHASDFRDGDTVIPILLRNNERFRDHLDRLDSMNVYSATEGKNIPLSQIAKTRLDWQPSDIRRRDQTRTMTVKADLYDGYFATRILAKVRPQIEAFEKTDEWPIGYYVGFGGEFEKSQESQESINANMPLAMGLLVLVLVFQFNSIRRPIIILLTLPPMMCGITAGMLLTHSPFGFMPMLGMISLLGIVVNNAIMLIDRIEIQRSRNIPMKDAIVLSALERARPIIMTATTTIIGMVPLSLQGGEMWRPMANCIMSGLLFATVLTLLLCPVLYSLFFKQDFKNYEWDPEVVKKGSDIPLAEQGKMDQKAEA; encoded by the coding sequence GTGAATCTGGCAAGCTGGTGCATCAAAAACAACAGAACTTCGCTGGTCATATTTCTGCTGATAGTTTTCAGTGGTATATCAACCTTTTTCAGCATTCCAAGGTCCGAAGATCCCGATTTCACCATCAGGGTGGCTCTTATCTCTACCGTTTTTCCGGGAGCTTCTCCCAAAAGGGTCGAAGAGCTGGTAACTGATAAACTTGAAGAAAGAATCCGGGAAATGAGTGAGGTTAAAACTGTAAAATCTCAGTCTATGACCGGATTATCCATCATAGAAGTTGAACTGTATGATTCAATAAAAAATGTTCAGCAGGTTTGGGAAAAACTGCGTAATAAAGTAAGCGATGCTTCGGTAGATCTGCCTTCTGAAGCCAGACAGCCTGTTGTAAACGATGAGTTTGGAGATGTTTTTGGAATCCTTGTGCCGATCACAGGTGACGGTTTTACTTATCGTGAGCTGAAAGATGCCGCCGACTACACCAGAGACGAATTGTTGAAAGTTGACGGTGTCGGAAAAGTGGAACGCTGGGGAGAGCAGGACGAAAGGGTTTTTGTAGACTTTTCAAATTCACGAATGGCTGCTTCCGGTATAAGTCCTTTTGCTCTTGGCCAGACGATAAGCCGCCAGAACTCGATACTCCCGAGCGGAAGCTCACGCCTTGGACCTGACAGGGTTTATATTGAACCGACCGGTGAATTTTTAACGGTTGATGATCTTAAAAAATTACCAATCCGCGGAGAAGGTAGAAAATCAGGAATTAAACTTTCAGATGTGACTACCATTACCCGTGGTTACTCCGATCCGCCATCAACCATGACCAGATATAATGGCAAAGATGCTATCATTCTCGCTGTTTCCATGGCTGATGGTAATAATATTATGGATCTCGGGGAAAGGGTAACGAAGAAACTGCACGAAACAATCGGCAAAATGTATGTGGGCATTAATTTTGATACCCTTGTTTATCAGCCTGATTATGTGGATAAAGCTGTTTCGGACTTCATGATCAACCTGCTTGAATCCTTTGCTTTTGTTGTTGTTATTATCCTGCTTTTCGCAGGATTACGGACAGGTTTGATTGCCGGTTCCCTTGTTCCTATGGCTATGCTCGGGTGTATTTCACTCATGCCGTTGTTTGATGTTGGATTGCAGAGAATTTCCATTGCCTCACTGATTATCTCTCTCGGTATACTTGTGGATAACGGAGTTGTTGTTTCCGAGGCTATTCTTGTCCGTCTTGCTTCCGGTGAAGATAGATTGAGTGCCGTAACTCATGCTGTCTCGGAACTCTGGATGCCTCTTCTGGCAGCCTCGCTGACAACTATATTTGCTTTTCTGCCTATTCCGCTGGCTGAAAGTAAGGTTGGAGAATTTTGTTTTTCATTGTTCATAGTGGTTTCTCTCACCCTTGGTTGCTCATGGCTCATGTCCATGTCTCTGGTTCCGATGCTCTGCTTTTATGCATTGAAACCGAAAGTTCAGATTCAGACTTTTACGGGAAAGCTCTATACAATTTATCGCCGGATGCTTGTTTCCAGCCTGCGTCACAGACCTTCATTTCTTATGGGCGTGCTTGTTATCTGCTGTCTGGCGATCTGGGGATTCCAATTCGTTCCTAAAATGTTTTTCCCGCCTAATGAGCGGGCCCAGTTCACAATTGATTTCTGGCAGCCCTACGGCACAGATATAAATGTTACAGCCAGGAGAGCAAAACGGCTGGAGAAATTCCTGCTGGCAGATAAAGATGTTGATAGTGTTGGTATTTTTATCGGGCATGGCGGTCCGCGCTGGTATCTTCCGCTTAACCTTGAGCAGAAGAACGATAACCTCGCAACATTTGTAGTAAATACAAAAAGCTTTGAAGTTACGGACGGCGTCATCAAGCGCACAAGGGAAGAGATAGACAGTCATTTTCCCGATGCCGACTTCAGTCTTAAAAAGTTGATGAACGGTCCTCCGGTTGGTGCTCCCATTCAGATCAGAATTTCCGGTCCGGATGTTAAAACTCTTTATACATTGCGCAACAAGGTTGCTGGAATGCTTGAAAAAGAGCGTGGCGTATCCCGTGTGTGGGACGACTGGGGCCAGTGGACTAAAAAGGTTGTCGTTGATGTTGATCAGGATAAAGCAAGGGAGGCTGGTCTTTCCAGTTACGATGTCGCATTAAGCCTTCAAACTGCGATGAGCGGATATCATGCTTCCGATTTTCGTGACGGTGATACCGTTATTCCTATCCTGCTTCGCAACAATGAGCGTTTCAGAGATCATCTGGACCGGCTCGACAGCATGAATGTTTATTCCGCTACAGAGGGGAAAAATATTCCTTTGAGCCAGATAGCTAAAACCAGACTGGACTGGCAGCCTTCAGATATCCGCAGAAGGGATCAAACCAGAACCATGACCGTTAAAGCTGATCTCTATGACGGTTATTTTGCAACCAGAATTCTGGCGAAGGTCCGCCCGCAGATCGAGGCTTTTGAAAAAACTGATGAATGGCCGATAGGCTATTATGTGGGGTTCGGCGGGGAGTTTGAAAAAAGTCAGGAGAGTCAGGAATCCATCAATGCCAATATGCCGCTTGCAATGGGACTGCTGGTTCTGGTTCTTGTTTTTCAGTTCAACTCCATACGCCGGCCGATCATCATACTGCTGACTCTACCGCCGATGATGTGCGGTATTACCGCCGGAATGCTGCTGACCCATTCTCCGTTTGGATTTATGCCGATGCTTGGTATGATCAGTCTTCTTGGAATTGTTGTTAACAATGCCATAATGCTGATTGATAGAATTGAGATTCAACGTAGCAGAAATATTCCAATGAAGGATGCCATTGTGCTTTCAGCCCTTGAAAGGGCACGCCCTATCATAATGACGGCTACAACCACCATTATCGGTATGGTTCCCTTGTCACTTCAGGGTGGAGAGATGTGGCGTCCCATGGCTAACTGCATAATGTCCGGTCTGCTGTTTGCTACAGTGCTCACCCTTCTGCTTTGTCCTGTTTTGTATTCATTGTTTTTCAAACAGGACTTCAAAAATTATGAGTGGGACCCTGAAGTTGTTAAAAAGGGTAGTGATATTCCACTTGCAGAACAGGGAAAAATGGATCAGAAAGCCGAAGCCTAG